In a genomic window of Carassius carassius chromosome 43, fCarCar2.1, whole genome shotgun sequence:
- the hapln3 gene encoding hyaluronan and proteoglycan link protein 3 codes for MWILRHLLVLLMHLFLGSLAQKFSNGYYYQDIVNGNGNGNGEIYFHKIRLHVESPETLVSGVQGSNATLPCHYRYEPALSAPRRTRVKWFWQPVSGEGQERDVMVAIGTRHRSYGDFKGRVRLHRSAPGDASLVINPLQSDDTGRYRCEIIDGLEDESVTVQLNFRGVVFPYHSSRGRYLMNFHEAKEACEKQGAYLATFEQLYASWEEGLDWCNAGWLMDGTAQYPVVVPREACGGTELAPGVRSYGVRDKSLDRFDAFCFISTIRGEVYFLQHHIKLNFTEAMEACQSDGARIAKVGQLYAAWRFVGLDQCDAGWLADGSVRYPITQPRMNCGTSEPGVRSLGFPPKHLKHGVYCYKVRW; via the exons ATGTGGATTTTACGCCATCTGCTGGTGCTTTTAATGCACCTGTTTCTCGGAAGCCTTGCACAGAAATTCTCCAATGGCTATTATTATCAGGACATAGTTAATGGAAATGGAAATGGCAATGGGGAGA TTTACTTCCACAAGATCCGTCTTCACGTTGAGTCTCCTGAAACTCTAGTGTCGGGTGTGCAGGGGAGCAACGCCACACTGCCGTGTCATTACCGCTACGAGCCTGCGCTCAGCGCGCCGCGCAGGACGCGCGTCAAGTGGTTCTGGCAGCCGGTGAGCGGCGAGGGACAGGAGCGCGACGTCATGGTGGCCATCGGCACACGTCACAGGAGCTACGGAGACTTCAAAGGACGAGTGCGGCTCCACCGAAGCGCCCCGGGCGATGCGTCCCTCGTCATCAACCCGTTACAGTCCGACGATACGGGCCGGTACCGGTGTGAAATTATTGATGGTCTCGAAGACGAGAGCGTGACAGTGCAGCTAAATTTTCGAG GTGTGGTGTTCCCCTATCactcctctagggggcgctaccTGATGAACTTTCATGAGGCTAAGGAGGCATGTGAGAAGCAGGGTGCATACCTGGCGACCTTTGAACAGCTCTATGCTTCTTGGGAGGAAGGGCTGGACTGGTGTAATGCTGGGTGGCTCATGGATGGGACGGCACAGTATCCCGTCGTAGTGCCACGAGAGGCTTGTGGTGGCACCGAACTGGCACCTGGTGTACGGAGCTACGGCGTTCGGGACAAAAGTCTGGACCGGTTTGATGCCTTTTGCTTCATTTCAACCATCAGAg GAGAGGTCTACTTCCTGCAACATCACATCAAACTAAATTTCACAGAGGCGATGGAGGCCTGTCAGAGCGATGGAGCTCGTATTGCTAAAGTTGGCCAGTTATACGCTGCCTGGAGGTTTGTGGGATTGGACCAGTGTGATGCAGGCTGGTTGGCTGATGGTAGTGTACGTTACCCAATCACCCAACCTAGGATGAACTGTGGTACATCAGAACCAGGCGTGCGCAGCCTTGGCTTCCCTCCAAAGCATTTAAAACATGGCGTGTATTGCTACAAAGTCCGCTGGTAA